CCTGCAGGGTGTCGCGGTTGTAGCGCGCCCCGTGGCACACCTCGCACACGACGTAGACGTCGGGCAGGAAGTTCATCTCGATCTTGATCGTGCCGTCGCCCGCGCAGTTCTCGCAGCGCCCGCCCTTGACGTTGAAGCTGAAACGACCCGGCTGGTAGCCGCGCGCCTTCGCCTCGACCGTCTCGGAGAAGAGGGTGCGGATGCGGTCGAAGACGCCCGTGTAGGTCGCGGGGTTCGAGCGCGGGGTTCGCCCGATGGGCGCCTGGTCGACGTGCACGACCTTGTCGAGGTGTTCGAGGCCCGTGACGCGCTTGTGGCGGCCGGGGACCTGGCGGGCCCCGTTGAGCTGGTTGGCGAGCACCTTGTAGAGGATGTCGTTGACGAGGCTCGACTTGCCCGAGCCGGAGACACCCGTAACCGAGACGAACACGCCGAGCGGGAAGTCGACCGTGACGTTCTTGAGGTTGTTGGCCTGCGCGCCCTCGACCGTGAGCTTGCGGTTCTTGTCGATCGCGCGGCGCTTCGCCGGCATCGCGATCGCGCGGCGACCCGCGAGGTAGTCGCCCGTGACCGATCCGTGGTTGCCGAGCAGTGCCTCGTACGAACCCGAGTGCACGACCTGGCCGCCGTGCTCCCCCGCACCCGGCCCGATGTCGACGACCCAGTCGGCCGTGCGGATCGTGTCCTCGTCGTGCTCGACGACGATGAGCGTGTTCCCGAGGTTCTTGAGCTTGACGAGGGTGTCGATGAGGCGTCGGTTGTCGCGCTGGTGCAGGCCGATCGACGGCTCGTCGAGCACGTACAGCACACCCGTGAGGCCCGATCCGATCTGCGTCGCGAGCCGGATGCGCTGGGCCTCGCCGCCCGAGAGCGAGCCCGCGGCGCGCGCCATGGTCAGGTAGCCGAGGCCGACCTCGAGCAGGAACTCGAGGCGAAGACGGATCTCGCGCAGCACCTGGGCGGCGATGCGCGCCTCCCGCTCGGTCAGCTCGAGGCGCTCCATGAAGGCGTACGCGTCGCTGAGACTCAGCTCTGCGACATCCGAGATGCTCGTGTCGGCCACGAGCACCGCGAGCACCTCGGGCTTGAGCCGCTTGCCCTCGCAGACGGGGCAGGGCACCTCGCGCAGGTACTCGCCGTAGCGCTGCTGCGACCAGTCGGACTCCGCCTCCTGGTACTTGCGTTCGATGTAGGGCATGACGCCCTCGAAGCCCGTCGAGTACTTCATGGTGCGGCCGAAGCGGTTGCGCCACTGCACGACGACCTCGAAGTCGTTGCCGTGCAGGATGGCGGACTTGACCTCGTCGGGCAGGTCTTGCCAGGGGGTGTCGAGCGAGAAGTCGAGGTCGCGCGCGAGCCCCTGCAGGAGCCGCTGGAAGTAGCTGTAGAGGCCCTTGCCACCCTGGTTCCACGGCAGGATGACGCCCTCGTTGAGCGAGAGCTCCGGGTCGCCGATGACGAGACTCGTGTCGACGGCCATCTTCGTGCCGAGGCCCGAGCATTCGGGGCACGCGCCGAAGGGCGCGTTGAACGAGAAGGTGCGCGGCTCGATCTCGGTGAGCTGGATGGCGTGGCCGTTGGGGCACGAGAGCTTCTCGCTGAAGCTGCGACGGCGGGTCTTCGAGCCCTCCGGCTCGTCGACGAAGTCGATCTCGAGCACGCCGCCCGCGAGGCCCAGCGCGGTCTCGACCGAGTCGGTCACGCGCGTCAGCAGGTCGTCGGCCGCGACGAGGCGGTCGACGACGACCGCGATGTCGTGCTTGTACTGCTTCTTGAGCTTCGGGGGCTCGGAGAGCTGGATGACTTCGCCGTCGACGACGGCGCGCGAGTAGCCGGATGCAGACAGCTCCTTGAAGAGGTCGACGAACTCGCCCTTCTTCTGCGAGATGACGGGCGCGATGACCTGGTAGCGCGTGCCCGTGGGCAGCTCCATAAGCTGGTCGGCGATCTGCTGCACGGTCTGGCGCTGGATGCGCTCCCCGCAGACCGGACAGTGCGGCTCGCCGATGCGCGCCCACAGGAGGCGCATGTAGTCGTAGATCTCGGTGATCGTGCCGACCGTCGAGCGGGGGTTGCGGTTGGTCGACTTCTGGTCGATCGAGACGGCGGGGCTCAGACCCTCGATGAAGTCGACGTCGGGACGATCTACCTGGCCGAGAAACTGGCGTGCGTACGCCGAGAGCGACTCGACGTAGCGGCGCTGGCCCTCGGCGAAGATCGTGTCGAACGCGAGGCTCGACTTGCCGGAGCCCGAGAGGCCCGTGAACACGACGAGGGAGTCGCGCGGGATCTCGAGATCGACATCCTTGAGATTGTGGACGCGGGCACCCCGGACACTGAGCTTCTGGGCGCTTTCGACAGGGGTGATCGACATTGCATCGATTCTACCGGGGGCCTCTGACATCCCGCCGGGAGCGGCCGCGACGGCCCGGGCTTGACCCTGCCCCATGGGGCAGGCTCTACAGTCGCCCCAGGAGGTCGACATGAGGATCGGAGAGCTCGCGGATCGCGCGGGGGTGTCGCTCAAGGCGCTGCGCTACTACGAGGGCCTGGGGCTGCTCGAGGCGGAGCGGCTGCCGAACGGCTACCGGGATTACGACGAGACGGATGTGCGGCTCGTCGAGGAGATCCGTCAGCTCACGGCCCTCGGCATCCGCGTCGAGGACACGCGGCCCTTCGTCGAGTGCCTCGTCGCGGGACACGACAACGGCGACGACTGCCTCGCATCCGTCGAGGCGTACCGGGATGCGATCGCGACCCTCGACGCGCAGGCGCGCGAGCTCGCCGTGCGCCGCGTACGACTCGCCGAACTGCTCGCGCGCGCCGAGGAGCGGGCCGGATGCGGATGCGAGGTGGGCGCGTGAGCCTGCGGAACGTCGGCGAGGCCGACTTCGACGAGGTCGTGCTGGCCTCCCCGCGGCCCGTGGTCGTCGACTTCTGGGCCGAGTGGTGCCCGCCGTGCCGCGCCATGAACCCCGTGCTCGAGGCGATCGCCGCCGACCACGCCGACCGCATCGACATCGTGAAGGTCGACGTCGACGCGAACCCCGAGCTCGCCGTGCGCTACAACGCGCTCGCGCTCCCCGTCATGCTCGTGTTCGAGGGCGGTGAGCAGGTGCGGCGCGTGCTCGGCGCGAAGCCGCGTCACGCCCTCGAGGCCGATCTGGCGGCCTACCTGGCGTGAGCCGGGCGGGTCGCCGGCCGTCGCATCCGCTCAGCGGACATGGCCGACCGACTCCATCTGCCGCAGCTCCTTCTTGAGCTCCGACAGCTCGTCGCGCAGTCGAGCCGCGAGCTCGAACTTGAGCTCACCCGCCGCCTGGAGCATCTGCTCGTTGAGGTCGGCGATGAGCGTCTCGAGCTCGGCCGCACCGGATGCGCCCACGCCCTCGCGGCGCAGGTTCGGTGTGGGCGAGCGGCGCTTCGAGCCGTCCTGGCCGCGGCGACCGGCGAGGAGCTTCGCCGTGTCTGCCTCCTCGCGCGCGAGCACGTCGGTGATGTCGGCGATGCGCTTGCGGAGCGGCTGCGGATCGATGCCGTGCTCGACGTTGTAGGCGATCTGCTTCTCGCGGCGGCGGTTCGTCTCGTCGATCGCGAACTTCATCGAGTCGGTGAGCTGATCGGCGTACATGTGCACCTCGCCCGAGACGTTGCGGGCCGCGCGGCCGATCGTCTGGATGAGCGACGTCGAGCTGCGCAGGAAGCCCTCCTTGTCGGCGTCGAGGATCGCCACGAGCGACACCTCGGGCAGGTCGAGGCCCTCGCGCAGCAGGTTGATGCCGACGAGCACGTCGTAGACGCCCGCGCGCAGCTCGGTGAGCAGCTCGACGCGGCGGAGCGTGTCGACATCCGAGTGGAGGTAGCGCACGCGCACGCCCGCCTCGGTGAAGTAGTCGGTGAGCTCCTCCGCCATCTTCTTCGTGAGCGTCGTGACGAGCACACGCTCGTCGCGCTCGGTGCGCACGCGGATCTCGTCGAGCAGGTCGTCGATCTGCCCCTTCGAGGGCTTGACGACGATCTGCGGGTCGACGAGGCCCGTCGGGCGGATGATCTGCTCGACGACTCCGTCGCCCATCGAGAGCTCGTAGCGGCCGGGCGTGGCGGAGAGGTAGACCTTCTGACCGACGCGATCGAGGAACTCCTCCCAGCGCAGCGGCCGGTTGTCGAGCGCGCTCGGAAGGCGGAAGCCGTGCTCGACGAGCGTGCGCTTGCGGCTCGCGTCGCCCTCGTACATCGCCCCGATCTGGGGCACCGTGACGTGCGACTCGTCGATGACGACGAGGAAGTCGTCGGGGAAGTAGTCGAGCAGGGTGTTCGGCGGCTCCCCCGGCCTGCGGCCGTCGATGTGCCGCGAGTAGTTCTCGATGCCGTTGCAGAAGCCGATCTGCTCCATCATCTCGAGGTCGAAGCCCGTGCGCATGCGGAGGCGCTGCGCCTCGAGCAGCTTGCCCTGCTTCTCGAGCTCGGCGAGGCGCTCGGCGAGCTCCTCCTTGATCGTGCGGATGGCGCGGTGCATCGACTCGGGGCTCGCGGCGTAGTGCGTGGCCGGGAAGATCGAGACGGCCTCCATTTTCTTCATGACCTCGCCCGTGAGCGGGTGAAGGGCGTAGAGCGCCTCGATCTCGTCGCCGAACATCTCGATGCGCACGGCGAGCTCCTCGTAGACGGGGATGATCTCGATCGTGTCGCCGCGCACGCGGAATTTGCCGCGCGAGAAGTCGACGTCGTTGCGCTCGTACTGCATGTTGATGAACGAGCGGACGAGTTTGTCGCGCGAGATGCGGTCGCCCACCTGGAGCGCGACCATCGCGCCCAGATACTCCTCCGCGGCGCCGAGGCCGTAGATGCACGAGACCGTCGAGACGACGACGACGTCGCGGCGGCTCAGGAGCGAGTTGGTCGTGGAGTGGCGCAGACGCTCGACCTCGGCGTTGATCGAGGAGTCCTTCTCGATGAAGGTGTCGGTCTGCGGGACGTACGCCTCGGGCTGGTAGTAGTCGTAGTAGCTGACGAAGTACTCGACGGCGTTGTTCGGCATGAGCTCGCGGAACTCGTTCGCGAGCTGGGCCGCGAGCGTCTTGTTGTGCGCGAGCACGAGCGTCGGGCGCTGCACCTGCTCGATGAGCCACGCCGTCGTCGCCGACTTGCCCGTGCCGGTGGCGCCGAGCAGCACGATGTCGCTCTCACCGGCCTGCACACGATGTGCGAGCTCGGCGATCGCGGCGGGCTGGTCGCCGCTCGGCTGGTACTCGGAGACCACCTCGAACGGACGCACGGAACGCGTCGGCTGCATGAGACCAGCCTAGGCACGGCCCCTGACAGTGCGCAGGGTCGCCCACACCTCGTCGACCTGGGCGAGCGTCTGCTCGAGGCTGTCGTTCGCATCCACGACGATGTCGGCAATCGCGAGGCGGGCGGACTCGGGAGCCTGGGCGGCGACGCGGCGCCGCGCCTCGGTCTCGTCGAGACCGCGCAGCTCGACGAGGCGCCGCACACGCGTCTGCTCGTCGGCGCTCACCGCGATGACGTGCTCGAATTCCTCGGCACGGCCCTCGCCCCGCTCGTTCACGAGGAGAGGGACGTCGTAGACGACCACGGCATCCGGATCGGCCGCCAGCGCCTCGGCGAAGAGGGCACGCGAGCGCTCCCCCACCGCCGGATGCGTGATGGCGTTGAGCTTCGCGCGTGCGGCCTCGTCGCCGAAGATGATCGCGCCGAGCGCCGCGCGGTCGAGGGAGCCGTCGGCCGCGATCACGTTCGGGCCGAACTCCCGCGCGATGGCCGCGAGCCCCGGGGTGCCGGGCTCGACGACCTCGCGCGCGATGACATCCGCATCGACGACGACGGCCCCGAGCTCCGCGAGGCGTCGTGCGACCGTCGACTTGCCGGAGGCGATGCCTCCCGTGAGCGCCACGAGCATGTCTCCATCGTGGCAGGTGGGTGATGCCCAACGCTGCAGCACCTGCCTTCCCGCGGCAGCTATGACTGCAGCGCTCGGGCAAGGGCTGCCGCGTTTGAGCACACCCCACCCGTAGCATGGCGGCATGCTGGAGCTGCTGACCGGAGCGGGGCTCGCGGCCGCCGCGGGGCTCAACGCCTACATCCCCCTGCTCGTCATGGGGCTCGCGGCGCGATTCGACTGGATCGTCCTCCCGGGCGGCTGGACGTGGCTCTCCAACGAGTGGGTGCTCGTCATCATCGGCGTGCTGCTCGTCGTCGAGATCGTCGCCGACAAGGTGCCCGCGGTCGACAGCGTCAACGACTGGATCCAGACCGTCGTGCGCCCGGCATCCGGCGGCATCGTCTTCGCAGGCGGCATCGGCACCGAGACCGTCGCCGTCGAGGATCCCGAGAGCTTCTTCACCTCCGGCGCATGGATCCCGATCGCCATCGGCATCGGCCTCGCGCTGCTCGTGCACCTCGGGAAGATGCTCGTGCGCCCCGTCGCGAACCTCGCAACGGCCGGTGTCGCGGCCCCCGTGCTGAGCACGGCCGAGGACGGCCTGAGCCTCGGCATGGTGCTGCTCGCCCTCGTCGCGCCGGTGCTCGTGCTCATCGGCCTCGTGCTCATGGTCGTGGGCTTCTTCCTGCTGCGCCGCAGCATCCGCCGCCGCCGTCGCGAGCGCGAGACCGCTGCCGCCTGAGGCCCGGGGCCCAGACGCCGGATGGCCGGCCCCCGAGGGGACCGGCCATCCGGTGAGAGCG
The Protaetiibacter sp. SSC-01 genome window above contains:
- the trxA gene encoding thioredoxin; this encodes MSLRNVGEADFDEVVLASPRPVVVDFWAEWCPPCRAMNPVLEAIAADHADRIDIVKVDVDANPELAVRYNALALPVMLVFEGGEQVRRVLGAKPRHALEADLAAYLA
- the uvrA gene encoding excinuclease ABC subunit UvrA, producing the protein MSITPVESAQKLSVRGARVHNLKDVDLEIPRDSLVVFTGLSGSGKSSLAFDTIFAEGQRRYVESLSAYARQFLGQVDRPDVDFIEGLSPAVSIDQKSTNRNPRSTVGTITEIYDYMRLLWARIGEPHCPVCGERIQRQTVQQIADQLMELPTGTRYQVIAPVISQKKGEFVDLFKELSASGYSRAVVDGEVIQLSEPPKLKKQYKHDIAVVVDRLVAADDLLTRVTDSVETALGLAGGVLEIDFVDEPEGSKTRRRSFSEKLSCPNGHAIQLTEIEPRTFSFNAPFGACPECSGLGTKMAVDTSLVIGDPELSLNEGVILPWNQGGKGLYSYFQRLLQGLARDLDFSLDTPWQDLPDEVKSAILHGNDFEVVVQWRNRFGRTMKYSTGFEGVMPYIERKYQEAESDWSQQRYGEYLREVPCPVCEGKRLKPEVLAVLVADTSISDVAELSLSDAYAFMERLELTEREARIAAQVLREIRLRLEFLLEVGLGYLTMARAAGSLSGGEAQRIRLATQIGSGLTGVLYVLDEPSIGLHQRDNRRLIDTLVKLKNLGNTLIVVEHDEDTIRTADWVVDIGPGAGEHGGQVVHSGSYEALLGNHGSVTGDYLAGRRAIAMPAKRRAIDKNRKLTVEGAQANNLKNVTVDFPLGVFVSVTGVSGSGKSSLVNDILYKVLANQLNGARQVPGRHKRVTGLEHLDKVVHVDQAPIGRTPRSNPATYTGVFDRIRTLFSETVEAKARGYQPGRFSFNVKGGRCENCAGDGTIKIEMNFLPDVYVVCEVCHGARYNRDTLQVHYKGKNIAEVLDMPISEAAEFFEPITAIHRYLKTLVDVGLGYVRLGQSATTLSGGEAQRVKLATELQKRSNGRSIYVLDEPTTGLHFEDVRKLLEVLNGLVDKGNSVIVIEHNLDVIKSADWIVDLGPEGGSGGGTIVATGTPEQVARNPKSHTGVFLAELLDAEAAGQGRRKAG
- a CDS encoding MerR family transcriptional regulator — translated: MRIGELADRAGVSLKALRYYEGLGLLEAERLPNGYRDYDETDVRLVEEIRQLTALGIRVEDTRPFVECLVAGHDNGDDCLASVEAYRDAIATLDAQARELAVRRVRLAELLARAEERAGCGCEVGA
- the coaE gene encoding dephospho-CoA kinase; amino-acid sequence: MLVALTGGIASGKSTVARRLAELGAVVVDADVIAREVVEPGTPGLAAIAREFGPNVIAADGSLDRAALGAIIFGDEAARAKLNAITHPAVGERSRALFAEALAADPDAVVVYDVPLLVNERGEGRAEEFEHVIAVSADEQTRVRRLVELRGLDETEARRRVAAQAPESARLAIADIVVDANDSLEQTLAQVDEVWATLRTVRGRA
- the uvrB gene encoding excinuclease ABC subunit UvrB codes for the protein MQPTRSVRPFEVVSEYQPSGDQPAAIAELAHRVQAGESDIVLLGATGTGKSATTAWLIEQVQRPTLVLAHNKTLAAQLANEFRELMPNNAVEYFVSYYDYYQPEAYVPQTDTFIEKDSSINAEVERLRHSTTNSLLSRRDVVVVSTVSCIYGLGAAEEYLGAMVALQVGDRISRDKLVRSFINMQYERNDVDFSRGKFRVRGDTIEIIPVYEELAVRIEMFGDEIEALYALHPLTGEVMKKMEAVSIFPATHYAASPESMHRAIRTIKEELAERLAELEKQGKLLEAQRLRMRTGFDLEMMEQIGFCNGIENYSRHIDGRRPGEPPNTLLDYFPDDFLVVIDESHVTVPQIGAMYEGDASRKRTLVEHGFRLPSALDNRPLRWEEFLDRVGQKVYLSATPGRYELSMGDGVVEQIIRPTGLVDPQIVVKPSKGQIDDLLDEIRVRTERDERVLVTTLTKKMAEELTDYFTEAGVRVRYLHSDVDTLRRVELLTELRAGVYDVLVGINLLREGLDLPEVSLVAILDADKEGFLRSSTSLIQTIGRAARNVSGEVHMYADQLTDSMKFAIDETNRRREKQIAYNVEHGIDPQPLRKRIADITDVLAREEADTAKLLAGRRGQDGSKRRSPTPNLRREGVGASGAAELETLIADLNEQMLQAAGELKFELAARLRDELSELKKELRQMESVGHVR
- a CDS encoding DUF4126 domain-containing protein — its product is MLELLTGAGLAAAAGLNAYIPLLVMGLAARFDWIVLPGGWTWLSNEWVLVIIGVLLVVEIVADKVPAVDSVNDWIQTVVRPASGGIVFAGGIGTETVAVEDPESFFTSGAWIPIAIGIGLALLVHLGKMLVRPVANLATAGVAAPVLSTAEDGLSLGMVLLALVAPVLVLIGLVLMVVGFFLLRRSIRRRRRERETAAA